In Xenorhabdus poinarii G6, the following are encoded in one genomic region:
- a CDS encoding MFS transporter — MSQHHNRTLNKQDYKTLSLAALGGALEFYDFIIFVFFATTLGALFFPANIPEWLRQLQTFGIFATGYLARPLGGIIMAHFGDLVGRKRMFSLSILLMAIPTLTIGMLPTYDAIGLTAPVLLLLMRIIQGAAIGGEVPGAWVFVAEHVPDKRIGFACGVLTAGLSLGILFGSLVATVITSTYTKHEVLDWAWRLPFFLGGIFGLCAMYLRRWLHETPIFKEMQARKALAEELPLKSVISNHKSAITISMLLTWLLSAGIVVVILMTPTYLQTVFHLEPSLTLKANSLAIISLVIGCIFVGYLCDKWGASIVLMIGCILLAFSSWFFYHNISHEPLKLFSAYSLVGLTVGTISVTPFIMVNSFPPEIRFSGISFSYNVAYAIFGGLTPILVTLLLRYTSLAPAYYMIALSAVGFILGSYLWKSQRGK, encoded by the coding sequence ATGTCACAACATCACAATCGAACATTAAACAAACAAGATTATAAAACGCTGTCTTTGGCGGCGTTAGGTGGTGCTCTGGAGTTTTACGATTTTATTATCTTTGTCTTTTTCGCTACGACGCTTGGCGCACTGTTTTTCCCTGCAAATATTCCTGAATGGTTAAGGCAATTACAAACCTTTGGTATTTTTGCCACGGGTTATCTGGCCAGACCCTTAGGTGGGATCATCATGGCTCATTTTGGTGATCTGGTTGGGCGTAAGAGAATGTTTTCTCTCAGCATATTACTGATGGCCATTCCAACACTGACCATCGGCATGTTACCCACCTATGATGCTATTGGCCTGACAGCCCCTGTGTTGCTGTTACTGATGCGGATCATACAGGGAGCGGCAATAGGTGGAGAAGTCCCCGGAGCCTGGGTTTTTGTGGCCGAACATGTTCCCGATAAACGTATCGGATTTGCCTGTGGTGTTCTGACCGCCGGATTAAGCCTGGGAATTCTATTTGGTTCTCTCGTGGCAACCGTTATTACTTCCACTTATACCAAACATGAAGTTCTGGATTGGGCATGGCGTCTGCCCTTCTTTTTAGGCGGGATTTTTGGCCTGTGTGCCATGTACCTGCGCCGTTGGTTGCATGAAACGCCTATTTTCAAAGAAATGCAGGCACGCAAAGCACTGGCAGAAGAACTCCCCCTCAAATCCGTGATTTCTAATCACAAAAGTGCCATCACAATTTCCATGCTGCTAACCTGGCTACTTTCCGCTGGCATTGTCGTCGTCATATTGATGACACCAACCTATCTGCAAACAGTGTTTCATTTGGAACCATCATTGACGTTGAAAGCAAACAGTCTGGCGATTATTTCATTAGTGATTGGCTGCATTTTTGTCGGTTATTTATGTGATAAATGGGGAGCCAGTATCGTGCTCATGATCGGCTGCATACTGTTAGCTTTCTCAAGCTGGTTTTTCTATCACAATATTAGCCATGAACCGCTCAAACTCTTTAGTGCTTATTCCCTTGTTGGTCTGACGGTCGGCACCATTAGCGTAACACCTTTTATTATGGTCAACAGTTTTCCACCAGAAATCAGGTTCAGTGGTATTTCATTTTCATATAATGTGGCTTATGCCATTTTCGGCGGACTCACTCCGATTCTCGTCACCTTGCTGCTGAGGTATACCTCACTGGCACCCGCTTATTATATGATAGCTTTATCGGCTGTTGGTTTCATATTAGGAAGTTACTTGTGGAAAAGTCAGAGGGGAAAATGA
- the satP gene encoding acetate uptake transporter, which translates to MHSNQLANPGPLGLMGFGMTTILLNLHNAGLFPLTSVILSMGIFYGGLAQVLAGIFEFKKGNTFAATAFTSYGMFWLSLIALLFLPMMNLAEATSREFLGVYLALWGVFTLFMFFGTLKANRVLQFVFGSLTLLFALLAIGNITGNASILIFAGFEGIICGASAFYLAMAEVLNEQYGRTILPIGEVKHA; encoded by the coding sequence ATGCATTCTAATCAGTTGGCGAACCCAGGCCCATTGGGATTAATGGGTTTTGGCATGACAACCATTTTGTTGAATCTGCACAACGCAGGTCTTTTCCCATTGACATCCGTTATTTTGAGCATGGGCATTTTTTATGGTGGTTTGGCTCAGGTGCTGGCTGGCATCTTTGAGTTCAAAAAGGGGAATACGTTTGCTGCAACCGCATTTACCTCTTATGGTATGTTCTGGCTGAGCCTGATTGCTTTGTTGTTCCTGCCAATGATGAATTTGGCTGAAGCAACCAGCCGTGAATTCCTGGGTGTTTATCTCGCGCTGTGGGGTGTTTTCACCCTGTTCATGTTCTTTGGTACGCTAAAAGCGAACCGTGTTCTGCAATTTGTCTTTGGCAGCCTGACGTTGCTGTTCGCATTACTGGCAATTGGTAATATAACAGGTAATGCCAGTATCCTGATCTTTGCTGGTTTTGAAGGCATTATTTGTGGTGCGAGTGCGTTTTACCTGGCTATGGCTGAAGTTCTGAATGAACAATATGGCCGTACTATTTTGCCCATTGGTGAAGTGAAACACGCTTAA
- the mog gene encoding molybdopterin adenylyltransferase gives MNVLRIGLVSVSDRASHGIYQDKGLPALETWLTKTITTPFNIETRLIPDEQILIEQTLCELVDELGCHLVLTTGGTGPARRDVTPDATLAIADREMPGFGEQMRQISLQFVPTAILSRQVGVIRNQALILNLPGQPKAIAETLEGLKDENGNVLVAGIFASVPYCIQLLDGPYVETNEAIVAAFRPKSARR, from the coding sequence ATGAACGTATTGCGCATTGGCCTCGTGTCTGTTTCTGATCGGGCTTCCCATGGAATTTATCAGGATAAGGGGCTACCGGCACTGGAAACATGGCTCACCAAAACAATCACCACGCCCTTTAATATCGAAACCCGTCTGATCCCTGATGAGCAAATCCTGATTGAACAAACATTGTGTGAATTGGTGGATGAGTTGGGTTGCCATCTGGTACTGACGACCGGCGGAACTGGGCCAGCACGCCGTGATGTCACCCCCGATGCAACATTGGCAATTGCAGATCGTGAAATGCCCGGATTTGGGGAACAAATGCGCCAAATCAGCCTTCAATTTGTGCCAACGGCAATCCTGTCCCGACAAGTCGGCGTGATCCGCAATCAAGCGCTGATTTTAAATCTTCCGGGACAACCTAAAGCTATCGCAGAAACACTGGAAGGCTTAAAAGACGAAAATGGCAATGTACTGGTGGCAGGCATTTTTGCCAGTGTTCCTTACTGCATTCAGCTATTAGATGGCCCTTATGTTGAAACAAATGAGGCCATTGTGGCCGCATTCAGGCCGAAAAGCGCTCGTCGTTAA
- the tal gene encoding transaldolase has translation MTDKLTSLRKLTTVVADTGDIAAMKLYQPQDATTNPSLILNAAQIPEYRQLIDEAIAWARGQSDSHEQQLIDASDKLAVNIGLEILKLIPGRISTEVDARLSYDTEASVAKAKRLIKLYNEAGISNDRILIKLASTWQGIRAAEQLEKEGINCNLTLLFSFAQARACAEAGVYLISPFVGRILDWYKANGDKKDFAPHEDPGVVSVSEIYQYYKEHGYHTVVMGASFRNAGEILALAGCDRLTISPALLKELSETEGEVERKLGYEGETKARPTPMTEAEFYWSHHQDAMATEKLAEGIRKFAVDQGKLESMIADLL, from the coding sequence ATGACCGATAAACTGACTTCCCTGCGTAAACTGACAACAGTCGTAGCAGATACCGGGGATATCGCGGCAATGAAACTGTACCAGCCGCAAGATGCGACCACCAACCCTTCCCTGATTTTGAATGCAGCTCAAATTCCAGAATATCGTCAACTGATCGATGAAGCCATTGCCTGGGCTCGAGGTCAAAGTGATTCCCATGAGCAGCAACTTATTGATGCCAGCGATAAATTGGCTGTCAACATTGGTCTGGAGATCCTGAAACTGATCCCTGGCCGTATCTCTACTGAAGTCGATGCTCGCCTGTCTTATGACACCGAAGCAAGCGTAGCGAAAGCAAAACGTCTGATCAAACTGTACAACGAAGCGGGCATCAGCAATGATCGTATTCTGATCAAACTGGCTTCCACATGGCAAGGTATCCGTGCGGCAGAACAACTGGAAAAAGAAGGCATCAACTGTAACCTGACGTTGTTGTTCTCCTTTGCCCAAGCCCGCGCTTGTGCAGAAGCCGGTGTCTACCTGATTTCTCCATTTGTTGGTCGTATCCTTGACTGGTACAAAGCAAATGGCGACAAGAAAGACTTCGCACCACATGAAGATCCTGGTGTAGTTTCTGTTTCTGAAATTTATCAATATTACAAAGAACACGGTTACCACACCGTGGTGATGGGAGCTAGTTTCCGTAACGCCGGTGAAATTCTGGCGCTGGCAGGGTGTGACCGCCTGACTATCTCTCCCGCTCTGCTGAAAGAGTTATCGGAAACAGAAGGTGAGGTAGAGCGCAAATTGGGTTACGAAGGCGAAACGAAAGCGCGTCCGACCCCAATGACTGAAGCAGAGTTCTACTGGAGCCATCACCAAGATGCAATGGCAACTGAAAAACTGGCAGAAGGTATCCGTAAATTTGCCGTAGATCAGGGTAAACTTGAGAGCATGATCGCTGATCTGCTGTAA
- the yaaA gene encoding peroxide stress protein YaaA: MLITISPAKTLDYESPLATAKFSQPLLLAESQQLIEVCRTLTPAQIASLMNISDKLAGLNAARFGEWQPNFTLENARQAILAFKGDVYTGMQAETFSADDVDFAQTHLRILSGLYGVLRPLDLMQPYRLEMGIKLENPRGKDLYQFWGDRITDNLNVALEQQGDDVLINLASDEYFKSVNTKKLAAQIIKPVFLDEKNGKYKVISFYAKKARGLMSRFIIQNQLTDPEHLMAFNLAGYAFDESLSKGNEWVFKRSAQG; the protein is encoded by the coding sequence ATGCTTATTACCATTTCACCGGCAAAGACACTCGATTATGAAAGCCCACTCGCAACCGCGAAATTTAGCCAACCCTTATTATTGGCGGAATCCCAACAACTGATTGAGGTTTGCCGGACGTTAACGCCTGCGCAAATTGCAAGTTTGATGAATATCAGTGATAAATTGGCGGGGTTGAATGCTGCCCGTTTTGGTGAATGGCAGCCCAATTTCACACTAGAAAATGCCCGTCAGGCGATTTTGGCATTTAAGGGCGATGTTTATACTGGTATGCAGGCTGAAACTTTTTCGGCTGACGATGTTGATTTTGCCCAAACACATTTGAGAATTTTATCTGGCTTGTATGGTGTTTTACGTCCTCTTGATTTGATGCAACCTTACCGTCTGGAAATGGGCATTAAGCTGGAAAATCCGCGAGGCAAGGATCTGTATCAGTTTTGGGGCGATCGCATTACTGACAATTTGAATGTGGCACTGGAGCAGCAAGGTGATGATGTTCTGATCAATCTGGCATCTGATGAGTATTTTAAATCAGTCAATACCAAAAAGTTAGCCGCTCAGATTATCAAACCTGTTTTTCTTGATGAAAAAAATGGCAAATATAAAGTGATTAGTTTTTATGCTAAAAAGGCGCGTGGATTGATGAGCCGTTTTATCATTCAGAATCAATTGACTGATCCAGAGCATCTGATGGCGTTTAATCTGGCAGGGTATGCTTTTGATGAATCGCTTTCCAAAGGAAATGAGTGGGTATTTAAGCGGTCAGCGCAGGGTTAA